In Halovivax gelatinilyticus, the following are encoded in one genomic region:
- a CDS encoding acetate--CoA ligase family protein, whose product MEPPKDDGSSRVRPAELTCLGPRRIEGTVAIDQGAADARVELSPAADPIVGTELVRQLVADRLDRSDDSEPDELRITGPVTAVERADAEFDEASRLEREAGTDRATITVDLTATALERLTVSPANRSDVPAERDLSALFDPDRIAVVGATDREGSIGRVLVSNLTKRFDGDVIPVTPNYASVRGVPAVESVEDVSGRIDLAVVVLPGAVAIEAVESIADAGVDTIALLSAGFAEAGAEGTARERRLRALVDERDLTLVGPNALGVLSTRSGLNASFGPTLPAAGSVSIVSHSGAMITSLLDWASSVGLGVRDVASVGNGAGVDTADLLAYWGRDPETTVICAYLEDVADGRRFVEVARDVARTTPIVALKSGTTDTGATAAASHTAALVGDDAGFDCAFDAANVIRVETETELTDTISLLSDGPLPSGDRVAIVTNAGGPGVLAADAVDRAGLDAARLSEEATDSLGDRLPDAAAIENPIDVLGDADVDRFRNALKCTLADPGVDAAIVLTTPHPLVSRAELARAIGDCRDRYAKPVVSGFLGGDLPAEVADALASAGVPNYPDVERAARALSNAAAYAESRLEPDDGPVRTGFDETALRRAVERGRDRGADAVGVDGLSALTGYGIETPESAVVTDPTSAREVAESIGGPLVCKLATGGIAHKTDLGGVVTDVPVSDVTEAVANLQERASTAAGADKSPVLIQQQIDADVECLAGVTRHPRFGPMVTFGLGGVLVEQVEDVAHALAPLTTRDARSLCDAIEASDVLDGVRGRPAIDRDALERALVGLSWLAVDAPEIEACEINPLLARPDGVYAVDFHAELADVCHTPSVETDGSETDD is encoded by the coding sequence GTGGAACCGCCGAAAGACGATGGATCGAGTCGCGTTCGACCGGCCGAGTTAACCTGTCTCGGGCCGCGTCGAATCGAGGGAACCGTCGCTATCGACCAGGGGGCGGCCGACGCCCGAGTCGAACTGTCACCAGCGGCCGACCCGATCGTCGGCACCGAACTCGTCCGACAGCTCGTCGCGGACCGACTCGACCGATCGGATGATAGTGAACCCGACGAGCTGCGCATCACCGGCCCCGTCACCGCCGTAGAGCGCGCTGACGCCGAGTTCGATGAGGCGAGTCGTCTCGAACGCGAGGCGGGGACCGATCGGGCGACGATCACCGTCGATCTGACGGCGACAGCGCTCGAGCGACTCACCGTTTCCCCCGCGAACCGAAGCGACGTGCCGGCCGAGCGCGACCTCTCGGCGCTGTTCGATCCGGACCGGATCGCCGTCGTCGGCGCAACCGATCGCGAGGGATCGATCGGGCGCGTTCTCGTCTCGAACCTCACAAAACGCTTCGACGGCGACGTAATTCCGGTGACGCCCAACTACGCGTCGGTCCGCGGCGTTCCGGCCGTCGAATCCGTCGAGGACGTCTCTGGCCGGATCGATCTGGCCGTGGTCGTGTTACCGGGTGCGGTCGCGATCGAGGCCGTCGAGTCGATCGCAGACGCCGGCGTCGACACCATCGCGTTACTCTCGGCCGGGTTCGCCGAGGCCGGCGCGGAAGGGACCGCTCGCGAGCGGCGATTGCGAGCACTCGTCGACGAGAGAGACCTCACGCTTGTCGGCCCGAACGCCCTCGGGGTCCTGAGCACGCGCTCCGGGCTCAACGCGAGTTTCGGCCCGACGCTTCCCGCGGCCGGCTCCGTCTCGATCGTGAGCCACTCGGGAGCGATGATCACGTCGCTTCTCGACTGGGCGTCGTCGGTCGGTCTCGGCGTCCGAGACGTCGCTTCCGTCGGGAACGGTGCCGGCGTCGACACGGCGGACCTTCTCGCCTACTGGGGACGAGATCCGGAGACGACCGTAATCTGCGCCTACCTCGAGGACGTCGCCGACGGGCGCCGCTTCGTCGAGGTCGCTCGCGACGTGGCGCGAACGACCCCGATCGTCGCGCTCAAATCCGGCACGACGGACACGGGGGCGACCGCGGCAGCCTCGCACACGGCCGCGCTCGTCGGCGACGACGCCGGGTTCGACTGCGCGTTCGACGCCGCGAACGTGATCCGCGTCGAGACCGAGACGGAACTCACGGACACGATCTCGCTACTTTCAGACGGCCCGCTCCCCTCGGGCGATCGCGTCGCGATCGTCACCAACGCCGGCGGACCGGGCGTCCTCGCCGCCGACGCCGTCGATCGGGCGGGCCTCGACGCGGCGAGGCTCTCCGAGGAGGCGACCGATTCATTGGGCGATCGGCTGCCGGACGCGGCCGCAATCGAAAATCCCATCGACGTCCTTGGCGACGCCGACGTCGATCGGTTTCGCAACGCCCTCAAGTGTACGCTGGCGGATCCGGGAGTCGACGCGGCGATCGTGCTCACGACGCCACACCCGCTCGTCTCGCGAGCCGAGCTCGCACGCGCCATCGGCGACTGTCGGGATCGGTACGCAAAACCAGTCGTGAGCGGATTCCTCGGCGGCGATCTCCCCGCGGAAGTCGCCGACGCCCTCGCGTCGGCCGGCGTCCCGAACTACCCGGACGTCGAACGAGCGGCGCGTGCACTGTCGAACGCAGCGGCGTACGCCGAGTCGCGCCTCGAACCCGACGACGGGCCGGTCCGAACGGGGTTCGACGAGACAGCCCTGCGTCGGGCGGTCGAACGGGGCCGCGACCGGGGAGCCGACGCCGTCGGCGTCGACGGCCTGTCCGCGCTTACCGGGTACGGCATCGAGACGCCCGAGAGTGCGGTCGTCACCGACCCAACGAGCGCCCGCGAGGTTGCTGAATCGATCGGCGGTCCGCTCGTCTGTAAGCTCGCGACCGGCGGGATCGCCCACAAGACCGACCTCGGCGGCGTCGTCACGGACGTCCCAGTTTCCGACGTCACGGAGGCGGTCGCGAACCTACAAGAGCGCGCGTCGACCGCGGCCGGTGCCGACAAATCCCCGGTATTGATCCAGCAGCAGATCGACGCGGACGTCGAGTGTCTCGCGGGCGTCACCCGACATCCGCGATTCGGTCCGATGGTCACCTTCGGACTGGGCGGCGTGCTCGTCGAACAGGTAGAAGACGTCGCACACGCGCTCGCGCCGCTCACTACGAGAGACGCTCGCTCGCTGTGCGATGCGATCGAGGCGAGTGACGTCCTGGACGGGGTTCGCGGCCGACCGGCGATCGACCGGGACGCGCTGGAACGAGCGCTCGTCGGGCTCTCCTGGCTAGCTGTCGACGCCCCCGAAATCGAAGCGTGCGAGATCAATCCGCTGCTCGCGCGGCCGGACGGCGTCTACGCCGTCGATTTTCACGCCGAACTGGCCGATGTCTGTCATACCCCCAGCGTCGAGACGGACGGGAGCGAAACTGACGACTAG
- a CDS encoding MinD/ParA family ATP-binding protein produces the protein MAQETVYAIASGKGGVGKTTTTVNLGTALAQAGKRVAIVDTDLGMANLAGFVSLSPGSATLHDVLAGNATVDDATYRLAENIVGIPSGTELSSYADTAPEGLGEVVETLRERADYVLLDVGAGVSHETVLPLGLADAVVLVATPEPAAIQDAMKTLELVDRVEGALAGLLVTRTHPAGDVPSEEIASRLDVELLGSIPEDRAVRASLYAGTPLVVHNPDSKASIAYRRLAAELTGVDPPQPTSDDDDDESTASNDEVSSAITDAEADS, from the coding sequence ATGGCCCAGGAGACGGTCTACGCGATCGCGAGCGGGAAGGGTGGCGTCGGCAAGACGACGACCACGGTCAACCTCGGAACCGCTCTCGCGCAGGCGGGAAAGCGCGTCGCCATCGTCGATACGGACCTGGGGATGGCGAACCTGGCAGGCTTCGTCAGCCTCTCGCCCGGGTCGGCGACGTTACACGACGTGTTGGCCGGCAACGCGACGGTCGACGATGCGACGTACCGACTCGCGGAGAACATCGTCGGCATTCCGAGCGGAACCGAACTATCGAGCTACGCTGACACGGCACCTGAAGGCCTCGGCGAGGTCGTCGAGACGCTCCGAGAGCGCGCAGACTACGTCTTGCTCGACGTCGGTGCCGGCGTGAGTCACGAAACCGTCCTCCCGCTCGGGTTGGCAGACGCCGTCGTCCTCGTCGCGACGCCCGAACCGGCGGCCATCCAGGACGCGATGAAGACGCTCGAACTCGTCGACCGCGTCGAGGGAGCACTCGCCGGATTGCTGGTAACGCGAACCCATCCCGCAGGCGACGTCCCGAGCGAGGAGATCGCTTCCAGACTCGACGTCGAACTGCTCGGATCGATCCCCGAGGATCGGGCCGTTCGCGCGAGCCTCTACGCGGGGACGCCGCTGGTCGTCCACAACCCCGACAGCAAGGCGTCGATCGCCTATCGCCGACTCGCCGCCGAACTCACCGGTGTCGACCCGCCCCAGCCGACGTCTGACGACGACGATGACGAATCGACCGCCTCGAACGACGAAGTCTCGAGCGCGATCACCGACGCCGAAGCGGATTCGTAG
- the prf1 gene encoding peptide chain release factor aRF-1, with product MSTEGSEHSDRKKYEFRKVIEDLKNFEGSGTQLVTIYVPDDRQVSDVVAHVTQEHSEAANIKSKQTRTNVQDALTSIKDRLRYFDTYPPDNGIVLFSGAVDSGGGQTEMVTKVLESPPQPVESFRYHCDSDFLTEPLEEMLADQGLYGLVVLDRREANVGWLKGKRIEPVKSASSLVPGKQRKGGQSAQRFARLRLEAIDNFYQEVAGMANDLFVPKRHDIEGILVGGPSPTKEEFLDGEYLHHEIQDSVIGKFDVSYTDESGLRELVDNAEDALADAEVMKDKREMETFFEELNAGNLATYGFDETRRNLVMGSVETLLISEDLRKDVVSYECEECGTTDREVLDRRTSTPEHTCSDCGATVDADATTREDAIEHLIEIAEQRGTETKFISTDFEKGEQLYDAFGGFAGILRYSTGV from the coding sequence ATGAGCACGGAGGGAAGCGAGCACTCCGACCGGAAAAAATACGAGTTCCGGAAGGTCATCGAGGACCTGAAGAACTTCGAGGGATCCGGAACGCAGCTTGTCACGATCTACGTCCCCGACGATAGACAGGTCAGCGACGTGGTCGCACACGTCACCCAGGAACACTCAGAAGCGGCGAACATCAAGTCCAAACAGACCCGTACGAACGTCCAGGACGCGCTGACGAGCATCAAAGATCGGCTCCGCTACTTCGATACCTACCCGCCGGATAACGGAATCGTCCTCTTTTCGGGCGCGGTCGACTCCGGAGGCGGCCAAACCGAGATGGTGACCAAGGTGTTAGAGAGTCCGCCGCAGCCGGTCGAATCCTTCCGCTATCACTGCGACTCGGACTTCCTCACCGAACCCCTGGAAGAGATGCTCGCTGATCAAGGCCTCTACGGCCTGGTCGTCCTCGACCGCCGCGAAGCGAACGTCGGCTGGTTGAAGGGAAAGCGGATCGAACCCGTCAAATCCGCCTCGTCACTGGTTCCCGGAAAGCAGCGAAAAGGTGGCCAGTCCGCCCAGCGATTCGCCCGACTGCGCCTGGAGGCGATCGACAACTTCTATCAGGAAGTAGCCGGGATGGCGAACGACCTGTTCGTGCCGAAGCGACACGACATCGAGGGCATCCTCGTCGGCGGGCCGTCGCCGACGAAAGAGGAGTTCCTGGACGGCGAGTATCTCCACCACGAAATTCAAGATTCGGTCATCGGTAAGTTCGACGTCTCCTATACCGACGAGTCGGGGCTTCGCGAACTGGTTGACAACGCCGAAGACGCCCTCGCCGACGCCGAGGTGATGAAGGACAAACGCGAGATGGAGACCTTCTTCGAGGAACTCAACGCGGGAAATCTCGCGACCTACGGATTCGACGAGACCCGTCGGAATCTGGTGATGGGGTCCGTCGAAACGCTGCTCATCAGCGAGGACTTGCGAAAGGACGTCGTCAGCTACGAGTGTGAAGAGTGTGGTACAACCGACCGAGAGGTCCTCGACCGACGGACGTCGACACCCGAACACACCTGCAGCGACTGTGGCGCGACCGTCGACGCTGACGCCACAACGCGCGAGGACGCTATCGAACACCTGATCGAGATCGCAGAGCAACGAGGTACCGAGACGAAGTTCATCTCGACCGACTTCGAGAAGGGTGAGCAACTCTACGACGCCTTCGGCGGATTCGCCGGTATCCTTCGGTACTCGACAGGCGTGTAA
- a CDS encoding bacterio-opsin activator domain-containing protein gives MASRTVDGDIYTETLAAIDAAGAAGEPLTTPEIADELEMDRRTVYERLSTLAEDGLVETKKVGSGGRVWWRPPETTDPSPIDGERASTRHEYIIEALGDSVCEVDPDGTITYVNDRFRSMLGYEDPVGEHASTFMETDDLHDAGERLESLASSGRNQLTKAEYDLIARDGERIPVENHILVKADADGTFRGTIGVIRDIRQRRESEAKLRRQQDRLVALNNLHAVVRDITEAVLDRSTRPEIEATVCERLADSESYTAAWIAEVDPDENELSPRVEAGDSGYSEEVDISIDPADSTGQGPAGRAARTRRTQVSRDVLADPTFEPWQDQAKEYGFRSCAAIPIVHESSMFGLICVYSERPDAFSEDELRVITQLGEVVGHAIAAAERKRAMMSDEVVEIGYQCRDFLGRFGIDATVEGIVELQQTVPIGDGSYLLYGTAHDGAIEAIERLVEADTATHYESYSVLNTDPSQTQFEVRLSEAPIPSVVSTHGGYIGDARLVDDDLSIQLNVPPGTNINRLTAEMRECYPGIEPITRRQKTREKRTSEQFTSVLESELTDRQLAALEAGYFSGFFEWPRDSSGTEVAASLNISPATFHQHVRTAERKILDQLFNAE, from the coding sequence ATGGCATCACGGACCGTCGACGGCGACATCTACACCGAGACCCTCGCCGCCATCGACGCCGCTGGAGCGGCTGGCGAACCGCTCACGACCCCCGAAATCGCCGACGAACTCGAAATGGATCGGCGGACTGTCTACGAGCGGCTCTCCACGCTCGCCGAGGACGGGTTAGTCGAGACGAAGAAGGTCGGCTCCGGTGGCCGGGTGTGGTGGCGACCGCCCGAAACGACGGATCCCTCGCCGATCGACGGCGAGCGAGCGTCGACGCGACACGAATACATCATCGAAGCGCTCGGCGATTCGGTCTGCGAGGTCGACCCCGACGGAACCATCACGTACGTCAACGATCGCTTCCGGTCGATGCTCGGATACGAAGACCCAGTGGGCGAGCACGCCTCTACGTTCATGGAAACCGACGACCTCCACGACGCCGGTGAACGGCTCGAATCGCTCGCCTCGTCGGGTCGAAATCAGCTCACGAAGGCCGAATACGATCTCATCGCACGCGACGGAGAGCGGATACCGGTCGAGAATCACATCCTCGTCAAGGCGGATGCCGACGGAACGTTTCGGGGAACGATCGGCGTGATTCGCGATATTAGACAGCGGAGGGAATCGGAAGCGAAACTCAGACGACAACAGGACCGACTCGTGGCACTGAACAACCTCCACGCGGTCGTCCGCGATATCACCGAAGCCGTTCTCGACCGATCGACGCGGCCCGAGATCGAAGCGACCGTCTGCGAGCGGCTGGCCGACTCCGAGTCGTACACGGCCGCCTGGATCGCGGAGGTCGATCCGGACGAAAACGAACTCAGCCCGCGGGTAGAAGCCGGCGACTCGGGCTACTCCGAGGAGGTCGACATCTCTATCGACCCCGCCGACTCGACCGGCCAGGGACCGGCCGGTCGGGCCGCCAGAACGAGACGGACGCAGGTCTCACGCGACGTGTTAGCCGATCCGACGTTCGAACCCTGGCAAGACCAGGCGAAAGAGTACGGATTTCGATCCTGTGCGGCGATTCCGATCGTCCACGAATCGTCGATGTTCGGACTGATCTGCGTCTACTCGGAGCGACCCGATGCGTTTAGCGAAGACGAACTCCGGGTGATTACCCAGCTCGGGGAAGTCGTCGGTCACGCGATCGCCGCCGCCGAACGGAAACGAGCGATGATGAGCGACGAGGTGGTCGAGATAGGCTATCAGTGTAGAGACTTTCTCGGGCGGTTCGGTATCGACGCCACGGTCGAGGGAATCGTCGAGTTACAACAGACGGTCCCGATCGGCGACGGGTCGTACCTGCTCTACGGAACCGCCCATGACGGGGCCATCGAAGCCATCGAACGACTGGTCGAGGCGGACACCGCCACTCACTACGAATCGTACTCCGTCCTCAATACCGATCCGTCACAAACGCAGTTCGAAGTGAGACTCTCCGAAGCGCCGATTCCATCGGTCGTCTCGACCCACGGCGGCTACATTGGGGACGCGAGATTGGTCGACGACGACCTATCCATCCAGTTGAACGTGCCACCGGGGACCAATATCAACCGACTTACCGCGGAGATGCGCGAGTGCTATCCGGGAATCGAACCGATCACCCGCCGGCAGAAGACGCGGGAAAAACGCACCTCCGAACAGTTTACCTCGGTGCTCGAGAGCGAACTCACGGACAGACAGCTCGCGGCGCTCGAGGCCGGATACTTCTCCGGGTTCTTCGAGTGGCCGCGTGACTCCTCCGGGACGGAAGTCGCCGCCTCGCTCAATATCAGCCCCGCCACGTTTCACCAGCACGTTCGAACGGCCGAGCGAAAGATCCTGGACCAGCTGTTCAACGCCGAGTGA